The following coding sequences are from one Rattus norvegicus strain BN/NHsdMcwi chromosome 11, GRCr8, whole genome shotgun sequence window:
- the Tex55 gene encoding testis-specific expressed protein 55 isoform X3 produces MDEPPLEVPDESLNHENADQTPDNQKTNTEEAGQVLHRGSEHAGVGSSEPTGDKVSGQGANAGYRQATRRTSEEAEQRSSQPTEQRLPGLVERRASQPAERRLSERRTSQPPSHPLPSLSEGKTSERIDGQVSLPSGGRSSEQADPGSSEQDDLSSTDETYYASGKSQRQTDYWFEDPSNPHRLSEEIERDITQVRRTIENHSGYRSYYKTLARTENQSLTDIHDIREAGQRVQPCTFEDNETDIPSKVSTADETESTTTVQAYTPYDTEIMTDTQSSREKLPSITNKVYYPSSPEKIRTTEFTADITTELEQRRSSQKYSQSYRGRFPLIVFDDPYQVALRYMEKHSVLQIFQITEKLVYEMPDDPLRFMLDQVQDMIRHRDEREEDMIRHTDEREDI; encoded by the exons ATGGACGAGCCTCCGCTAGAGGTTCCAGATGAATCCTTGAACCATGAAAACGCAGACCAAACCCCAGATAACCAGAAGACCAACACAGAGGAAGCAGGCCAGGTCCTTCACAGAGGTTCTGAACATGCTGGGGTTGGATCCTCTGAGCCAACTGGTGACAAGGTTTCAGGCCAAGGCGCTAATGCAGGGTATAGACAGGCCACCCGAAGAACTTCTGAAGAGGCAGAGCAAAGATCTTCTCAGCCAACTGAGCAAAGATTGCCTGGCCTTGTGGAGAGGAGAGCATCTCAGCCGGCGGAGCGCAGGCTCTCTGAAAGGAGAACCTCACAGCCACCCAGCCATCCACTTCCCAGCCTATCTGAGGGGAAAACCTCTGAGAGGATAGATGGCCAAGTGTCTTTGCCATCTGGTGGGAGGTCTTCTGAGCAGGCTGACCCAGGAAGTTCGGAGcaggatgacctgagttcaacagATGAAACTTACTATGCTTCAGGAAAGAGTCAACGCCAAACGGATTACTGGTTTGAAGACCCTAGTAATCCCCACAGGCTCAGTGAGGAGATTGAAAGGGACATTACCCAAGTTAGGCGAACAATAGAAAATCATTCTGGCTACCGCTCATACTACAAAACTCTTGCCCGCACTGAGAACCAATCATTAACTGATATCCATGACATCAGAGAAGCTGGCCAAAGAGTACAGCCTTGCACGTTTGAAGACAATGAAACAGACATCCCATCCAAAGTTTCAACTGCGGATGAAACAGAAAGCACAACCACTGTCCAGGCCTACACCCCATACGACACTGAAATCATGACAGACACCCAGTCCTCGCGTGAAAAGCTCCCCTCCATCACAAACAAAGTGTACTATCCCTCCAGTCCAGAAAAAATTCGAACCACAGAATTCACTGCT GATATCACTACAGAACTTGAGCAAAGAAGGAGTTCTCAAAAATACAGTCAAAGTTACAGAGGACGGTTCCCTCTGATCGTTTTTGATGATCCCTACCAGGTTGCACTCCGCTACATGGAGAAGCACAGTGTTCTTCAGATATTCCAG ATCACTGAAAAACTAGTCTATGAAATGCCAGACGACCCACTGCGTTTCATGCTAGACCAG
- the Tex55 gene encoding testis-specific expressed protein 55 isoform X2, with translation MDEPPLEVPDESLNHENADQTPDNQKTNTEEAGQVLHRGSEHAGVGSSEPTGDKVSGQGANAGYRQATRRTSEEAEQRSSQPTEQRLPGLVERRASQPAERRLSERRTSQPPSHPLPSLSEGKTSERIDGQVSLPSGGRSSEQADPGSSEQDDLSSTDETYYASGKSQRQTDYWFEDPSNPHRLSEEIERDITQVRRTIENHSGYRSYYKTLARTENQSLTDIHDIREAGQRVQPCTFEDNETDIPSKVSTADETESTTTVQAYTPYDTEIMTDTQSSREKLPSITNKVYYPSSPEKIRTTEFTADITTELEQRRSSQKYSQSYRGRFPLIVFDDPYQVALRYMEKHSVLQIFQQITEKLVYEMPDDPLRFMLDQVQDMIRHRDEREEDMIRHTDEREDI, from the exons ATGGACGAGCCTCCGCTAGAGGTTCCAGATGAATCCTTGAACCATGAAAACGCAGACCAAACCCCAGATAACCAGAAGACCAACACAGAGGAAGCAGGCCAGGTCCTTCACAGAGGTTCTGAACATGCTGGGGTTGGATCCTCTGAGCCAACTGGTGACAAGGTTTCAGGCCAAGGCGCTAATGCAGGGTATAGACAGGCCACCCGAAGAACTTCTGAAGAGGCAGAGCAAAGATCTTCTCAGCCAACTGAGCAAAGATTGCCTGGCCTTGTGGAGAGGAGAGCATCTCAGCCGGCGGAGCGCAGGCTCTCTGAAAGGAGAACCTCACAGCCACCCAGCCATCCACTTCCCAGCCTATCTGAGGGGAAAACCTCTGAGAGGATAGATGGCCAAGTGTCTTTGCCATCTGGTGGGAGGTCTTCTGAGCAGGCTGACCCAGGAAGTTCGGAGcaggatgacctgagttcaacagATGAAACTTACTATGCTTCAGGAAAGAGTCAACGCCAAACGGATTACTGGTTTGAAGACCCTAGTAATCCCCACAGGCTCAGTGAGGAGATTGAAAGGGACATTACCCAAGTTAGGCGAACAATAGAAAATCATTCTGGCTACCGCTCATACTACAAAACTCTTGCCCGCACTGAGAACCAATCATTAACTGATATCCATGACATCAGAGAAGCTGGCCAAAGAGTACAGCCTTGCACGTTTGAAGACAATGAAACAGACATCCCATCCAAAGTTTCAACTGCGGATGAAACAGAAAGCACAACCACTGTCCAGGCCTACACCCCATACGACACTGAAATCATGACAGACACCCAGTCCTCGCGTGAAAAGCTCCCCTCCATCACAAACAAAGTGTACTATCCCTCCAGTCCAGAAAAAATTCGAACCACAGAATTCACTGCT GATATCACTACAGAACTTGAGCAAAGAAGGAGTTCTCAAAAATACAGTCAAAGTTACAGAGGACGGTTCCCTCTGATCGTTTTTGATGATCCCTACCAGGTTGCACTCCGCTACATGGAGAAGCACAGTGTTCTTCAGATATTCCAG CAGATCACTGAAAAACTAGTCTATGAAATGCCAGACGACCCACTGCGTTTCATGCTAGACCAG
- the Tex55 gene encoding testis-specific expressed protein 55 isoform X1, producing MDEPPLEVPDESLNHENADQTPDNQKTNTEEAGQVLHRGSEHAGVGSSEPTGDKVSGQGANAGYRQATRRTSEEAEQRSSQPTEQRLPGLVERRASQPAERRLSERRTSQPPSHPLPSLSEGKTSERIDGQVSLPSGGRSSEQADPGSSEQDDLSSTDETYYASGKSQRQTDYWFEDPSNPHRLSEEIERDITQVRRTIENHSGYRSYYKTLARTENQSLTDIHDIREAGQRVQPCTFEDNETDIPSKVSTADETESTTTVQAYTPYDTEIMTDTQSSREKLPSITNKVYYPSSPEKIRTTEFTADITTELEQRRSSQKYSQSYRGRFPLIVFDDPYQVALRYMEKHSVLQIFQQITEKLVYEMPDDPLRFMLDQVCTGRGSHPSFLVVGELHVCSQMNSSRSS from the exons ATGGACGAGCCTCCGCTAGAGGTTCCAGATGAATCCTTGAACCATGAAAACGCAGACCAAACCCCAGATAACCAGAAGACCAACACAGAGGAAGCAGGCCAGGTCCTTCACAGAGGTTCTGAACATGCTGGGGTTGGATCCTCTGAGCCAACTGGTGACAAGGTTTCAGGCCAAGGCGCTAATGCAGGGTATAGACAGGCCACCCGAAGAACTTCTGAAGAGGCAGAGCAAAGATCTTCTCAGCCAACTGAGCAAAGATTGCCTGGCCTTGTGGAGAGGAGAGCATCTCAGCCGGCGGAGCGCAGGCTCTCTGAAAGGAGAACCTCACAGCCACCCAGCCATCCACTTCCCAGCCTATCTGAGGGGAAAACCTCTGAGAGGATAGATGGCCAAGTGTCTTTGCCATCTGGTGGGAGGTCTTCTGAGCAGGCTGACCCAGGAAGTTCGGAGcaggatgacctgagttcaacagATGAAACTTACTATGCTTCAGGAAAGAGTCAACGCCAAACGGATTACTGGTTTGAAGACCCTAGTAATCCCCACAGGCTCAGTGAGGAGATTGAAAGGGACATTACCCAAGTTAGGCGAACAATAGAAAATCATTCTGGCTACCGCTCATACTACAAAACTCTTGCCCGCACTGAGAACCAATCATTAACTGATATCCATGACATCAGAGAAGCTGGCCAAAGAGTACAGCCTTGCACGTTTGAAGACAATGAAACAGACATCCCATCCAAAGTTTCAACTGCGGATGAAACAGAAAGCACAACCACTGTCCAGGCCTACACCCCATACGACACTGAAATCATGACAGACACCCAGTCCTCGCGTGAAAAGCTCCCCTCCATCACAAACAAAGTGTACTATCCCTCCAGTCCAGAAAAAATTCGAACCACAGAATTCACTGCT GATATCACTACAGAACTTGAGCAAAGAAGGAGTTCTCAAAAATACAGTCAAAGTTACAGAGGACGGTTCCCTCTGATCGTTTTTGATGATCCCTACCAGGTTGCACTCCGCTACATGGAGAAGCACAGTGTTCTTCAGATATTCCAG CAGATCACTGAAAAACTAGTCTATGAAATGCCAGACGACCCACTGCGTTTCATGCTAGACCAGGTATGCACTGGGAGAGGGAGCCATCCTTCTTTTCTCGTTGTTGGAGAACTGCACGTATGCAGCCAGATGAACAGCTCCAGGTCATCATGA
- the Tex55 gene encoding testis-specific expressed protein 55 isoform X4 — protein MDEPPLEVPDESLNHENADQTPDNQKTNTEEAGQVLHRGSEHAGVGSSEPTGDKVSGQGANAGYRQATRRTSEEAEQRSSQPTEQRLPGLVERRASQPAERRLSERRTSQPPSHPLPSLSEGKTSERIDGQVSLPSGGRSSEQADPGSSEQDDLSSTDETYYASGKSQRQTDYWFEDPSNPHRLSEEIERDITQVRRTIENHSGYRSYYKTLARTENQSLTDIHDIREAGQRVQPCTFEDNETDIPSKVSTADETESTTTVQAYTPYDTEIMTDTQSSREKLPSITNKVYYPSSPEKIRTTEFTADITTELEQRRSSQKYSQSYRGRFPLIVFDDPYQVALRYMEKHSVLQIFQVQDMIRHRDEREEDMIRHTDEREDI, from the exons ATGGACGAGCCTCCGCTAGAGGTTCCAGATGAATCCTTGAACCATGAAAACGCAGACCAAACCCCAGATAACCAGAAGACCAACACAGAGGAAGCAGGCCAGGTCCTTCACAGAGGTTCTGAACATGCTGGGGTTGGATCCTCTGAGCCAACTGGTGACAAGGTTTCAGGCCAAGGCGCTAATGCAGGGTATAGACAGGCCACCCGAAGAACTTCTGAAGAGGCAGAGCAAAGATCTTCTCAGCCAACTGAGCAAAGATTGCCTGGCCTTGTGGAGAGGAGAGCATCTCAGCCGGCGGAGCGCAGGCTCTCTGAAAGGAGAACCTCACAGCCACCCAGCCATCCACTTCCCAGCCTATCTGAGGGGAAAACCTCTGAGAGGATAGATGGCCAAGTGTCTTTGCCATCTGGTGGGAGGTCTTCTGAGCAGGCTGACCCAGGAAGTTCGGAGcaggatgacctgagttcaacagATGAAACTTACTATGCTTCAGGAAAGAGTCAACGCCAAACGGATTACTGGTTTGAAGACCCTAGTAATCCCCACAGGCTCAGTGAGGAGATTGAAAGGGACATTACCCAAGTTAGGCGAACAATAGAAAATCATTCTGGCTACCGCTCATACTACAAAACTCTTGCCCGCACTGAGAACCAATCATTAACTGATATCCATGACATCAGAGAAGCTGGCCAAAGAGTACAGCCTTGCACGTTTGAAGACAATGAAACAGACATCCCATCCAAAGTTTCAACTGCGGATGAAACAGAAAGCACAACCACTGTCCAGGCCTACACCCCATACGACACTGAAATCATGACAGACACCCAGTCCTCGCGTGAAAAGCTCCCCTCCATCACAAACAAAGTGTACTATCCCTCCAGTCCAGAAAAAATTCGAACCACAGAATTCACTGCT GATATCACTACAGAACTTGAGCAAAGAAGGAGTTCTCAAAAATACAGTCAAAGTTACAGAGGACGGTTCCCTCTGATCGTTTTTGATGATCCCTACCAGGTTGCACTCCGCTACATGGAGAAGCACAGTGTTCTTCAGATATTCCAG